In one Bradyrhizobium sp. 4 genomic region, the following are encoded:
- a CDS encoding UdgX family uracil-DNA binding protein (This protein belongs to the uracil DNA glycosylase superfamily, members of which act in excision repair of DNA. However, it belongs more specifically to UdgX branch, whose founding member was found to bind uracil in DNA (where it does not belong), without cleaving it, appears to promote DNA repair by a pathway involving RecA, rather than base excision.), whose protein sequence is MQYITLENETDFDGWRKAARSLVLHQMKPADVIWAVQGGEAELFATPSSSPLPAAGDGTFNVPAKFVEFAKAAILHRDPERFAILYRLLFRLKDNHDLIEVATDLDVAQVTAMAKAVYRDEHKMHAFVRFREIGREREAHYVAWFEPEHHIVELAAPFFARRFADMPWSILTPDLCAHWDGHALSFTSGVSKSEAPSEDRLEETWRRYYASIFNPARLKVKAMQAEMPKKYWRNLPEASIIKPLIEDAERMTGAMIANAATDPHKPQKRPEAPMKRKTAADDLEALREEAAHCRACHLYKDATQTVFGEGPKSANIMLVGEQPGDKEDLAGHPFVGPAGQMLDRALQEAGVDRKKVYVTNAVKHFKFVPRGKIRLHQKPNTPEIKACRQWFEREVSVIQPDLIVAMGATAAQSVFGKITPVGKTRGRLIDLPDGHKALVTVHPSYLLRLPDPEAKVLEYQRFVEDLKIVAGLQKKAARAA, encoded by the coding sequence ATGCAATATATCACCCTCGAGAACGAAACCGATTTCGATGGCTGGCGTAAAGCCGCGCGTAGCCTCGTGCTTCACCAAATGAAACCGGCCGATGTCATCTGGGCCGTGCAGGGCGGCGAAGCGGAGCTGTTCGCGACGCCGTCATCGTCTCCGCTGCCGGCGGCTGGCGACGGCACCTTCAACGTGCCTGCAAAATTCGTCGAGTTCGCCAAGGCCGCGATCCTGCATCGCGATCCCGAGCGTTTCGCGATCCTCTATCGCCTGCTGTTTCGGCTGAAGGACAATCACGATCTCATCGAGGTCGCGACCGATCTCGATGTCGCGCAAGTCACGGCCATGGCAAAGGCGGTCTACCGCGACGAGCACAAGATGCACGCCTTCGTGCGCTTCCGCGAGATCGGCAGGGAACGCGAAGCACACTATGTCGCCTGGTTCGAGCCGGAGCATCATATCGTCGAGCTCGCCGCGCCGTTCTTCGCCCGGCGCTTTGCCGACATGCCCTGGTCGATCCTGACGCCGGATTTATGCGCGCATTGGGATGGCCACGCGCTCTCGTTCACATCAGGCGTCAGCAAGAGCGAGGCACCGAGCGAAGACCGGCTGGAGGAAACCTGGCGGCGCTACTACGCCAGCATCTTCAATCCGGCCCGCCTGAAGGTGAAGGCGATGCAGGCCGAGATGCCGAAGAAATATTGGAGGAACCTGCCCGAGGCTTCGATCATTAAGCCCTTGATTGAGGACGCCGAGCGCATGACCGGCGCCATGATCGCCAATGCCGCAACCGATCCGCACAAGCCTCAAAAGCGGCCGGAGGCTCCGATGAAACGCAAGACCGCTGCCGACGATCTCGAAGCGCTCCGCGAGGAGGCCGCCCACTGCCGCGCCTGCCATCTCTACAAGGACGCCACTCAGACCGTGTTCGGCGAAGGCCCGAAGTCCGCCAACATCATGCTGGTCGGCGAGCAGCCCGGCGACAAGGAAGACCTCGCCGGCCATCCCTTCGTCGGTCCGGCCGGCCAGATGCTCGACAGGGCACTGCAGGAGGCCGGCGTCGACCGCAAGAAGGTGTATGTCACCAACGCGGTGAAACACTTCAAGTTCGTGCCGCGCGGCAAGATCCGCCTGCATCAGAAGCCGAATACGCCGGAGATAAAAGCCTGCCGGCAGTGGTTTGAGCGGGAAGTCTCCGTCATCCAGCCCGATCTCATCGTTGCAATGGGCGCGACCGCCGCGCAGAGCGTGTTCGGCAAGATCACCCCTGTAGGCAAGACCCGCGGCCGGCTGATCGACCTTCCCGACGGTCACAAGGCGCTGGTTACGGTGCACCCGTCCTATCTGCTGCGGTTGCCCGATCCGGAAGCCAAGGTGCTGGAATATCAGCGCTTTGTCGAAGATTTGAAGATCGTCGCCGGTTTGCAGAAGAAAGCCGCGCGCGCCGCCTGA
- a CDS encoding DNA repair protein yields the protein MSGARISALAALRGQIERIETAEVVHHRDRVALGHREADNALKGGLARAAIHEVFCEGRQGAAATGFVTGLAGRMTARKPLLWVRQDFSEIETGALSMSGLTEIGLDPRRMVMVRAADVESALRTSADALACDALGAVVLELWGETRQFDLVASRKLTLAAQSSGVTGLLLRMAAQPLPSTAETRWMLRAAHSPPGAMWSAWGAPRFDAELLRNRHGPCGRWIMEWKCDECQFSESSAYPQPVAAAPAHRSDPAVLRQRRTA from the coding sequence ATGAGCGGCGCACGCATCAGCGCGCTTGCAGCCTTGCGCGGCCAGATCGAGCGCATCGAGACGGCGGAGGTCGTGCATCATCGCGACCGTGTCGCGCTCGGCCATCGCGAGGCCGACAACGCGCTAAAGGGCGGGCTCGCGCGCGCGGCAATCCACGAGGTATTTTGCGAGGGGCGTCAGGGCGCGGCCGCGACGGGCTTTGTCACCGGACTTGCGGGGCGGATGACGGCGCGAAAACCGCTGCTGTGGGTGCGGCAGGATTTTTCAGAAATTGAAACCGGTGCGCTGTCGATGAGCGGGCTCACCGAGATCGGTCTCGATCCGCGCCGCATGGTGATGGTGCGCGCCGCCGACGTGGAGAGTGCGTTGCGCACGTCGGCCGATGCGCTCGCCTGCGACGCGCTGGGTGCCGTCGTGCTCGAGCTCTGGGGCGAGACGAGGCAGTTCGATCTGGTGGCGAGCCGCAAGCTGACGCTGGCTGCGCAATCTTCCGGTGTCACCGGCCTGTTGCTGCGGATGGCCGCGCAACCTTTACCCTCAACCGCCGAGACCAGATGGATGCTGCGCGCGGCGCATTCGCCGCCGGGCGCGATGTGGAGCGCTTGGGGGGCGCCGCGTTTCGATGCCGAGCTCCTGCGCAATCGTCATGGCCCGTGCGGGCGGTGGATCATGGAATGGAAATGTGATGAGTGCCAGTTCTCTGAATCGTCGGCGTATCCTCAGCCTGTGGCTGCCGCGCCTGCCCATCGATCGGATCCAGCGGTTCTTCGGCAACGTCGGACTGCATGA
- a CDS encoding error-prone DNA polymerase → MNTPAYAEIGITTNFSFLRGGSDPRAYVHQASKLGIPVIGIADHNTLAGVVRAYKELDNDEVLHKPKLLIGTRIVFIDGTPDILVYPRDRAAYGRLCQLLTRGKRGDGITRIAKGECHLTFADLLAFSEGQLLILTLPYRFDAAQTQDILAKLKASRAEGVWLAASLVYRGDDRRRLAQLDDLAAKAKVPLLATNEVLYHHPARRPLQDVLTCIREKTTIEAVGRKLEANAERFLKTPREMARLFRDFPEAIAETMRFADKITFSLDQLKYQYPDEPVPPGKTAQGHLEDLTWAGVDKYFGGKIDDKLRATLKKELALIADLKYAHYFLTVHDIVHYARSQNILCQGRGSAANSAVCYVLGITSVDPTKVDLLFERFISKERLEPPDIDVDFEHSRREEVMQYVYRRYGRHRAAIIATVIHYRPRSAIRDVGKALGLTEDVTAALADTVWGSWGKGLNDMQVRQAGLDPQNSMINLAVELATELIEFPRHLSQHVGGYVLTQDRLDTYVPIGNAAMDDRTFIEWDKDDVDALSMMKVDVLALGMLTCIRKCFDLIEQHKGERWMLASVPQDDSKVYDMLCDGESLGVFQVESRAQMNMLPRLKPRTFYDLVIEVAIVRPGPIQGDMVHPYLRRRNGLEKVNYPSPSPEHGDKDELYRVLHKTLGVPLFQEQAMRIAIEAAKFTAEEANGLRRAMATFRNVGTIGKFEDKMIGNMIARGYAPDFARNCFEQIKGFGSYGFPESHAASFAQLVYISSWLKHYHPDAFCCGLLNSQPMGFYAPAQIVSDARKNGVEVRDIDVSYSFAQNTLEEGSGKYCAVRLGFRQIDGFHWLDEDEERLKRGAPRNEYVERAPDWADRIVAARNRRPFTSLEDFARDTGLPKRALILLADADAFRSLGLDRREALWQVRRLPGDVPLPLFEVATAREQPDEHARPLPVMPRAEQVVADYQTIRLSLKGHPMEFLREMFSRERIVACKDINHDNERRRVRCAGVVLVRQRPGSASGVVFMTLEDETGIANVVVWPKIMEQYRKEVMGARLILVEGYIQSSPEKVTHLIAQRMIDRSHDLVGLANDALGRKHPVPAGATVVEPLNDDPRAHTDAPAQKLRHPRNVRILPPSRDFH, encoded by the coding sequence ATGAACACGCCCGCTTATGCCGAGATCGGCATCACCACGAATTTCTCCTTCCTGCGCGGCGGCTCGGATCCGCGCGCCTATGTGCACCAGGCCAGCAAGCTCGGCATTCCCGTGATCGGCATCGCCGACCACAACACGCTCGCTGGCGTAGTGCGCGCCTACAAGGAGCTCGACAATGACGAGGTGCTGCACAAGCCGAAGCTTTTGATTGGCACCCGCATCGTCTTCATCGACGGCACGCCCGATATCCTGGTCTATCCGCGTGACCGCGCCGCCTATGGCCGGCTGTGCCAGCTTCTCACCCGGGGCAAGCGCGGCGACGGTATCACGAGGATTGCGAAGGGCGAGTGCCATCTCACCTTCGCCGATCTCCTTGCGTTTTCCGAAGGCCAGCTCCTGATCTTGACGCTGCCGTATCGCTTCGATGCGGCGCAGACGCAGGACATCCTCGCCAAGCTGAAGGCAAGTCGTGCCGAGGGCGTGTGGCTGGCGGCGAGCCTGGTCTATCGTGGCGACGACCGCCGCCGCCTCGCGCAGCTCGATGATCTCGCCGCAAAAGCAAAAGTGCCGCTGCTTGCGACCAACGAGGTGCTCTATCACCACCCCGCGCGCCGTCCCCTCCAGGACGTGCTGACCTGCATCCGGGAGAAAACCACGATCGAGGCGGTCGGCCGGAAGCTGGAAGCCAATGCCGAGCGATTTCTGAAGACGCCCAGGGAGATGGCGCGGCTGTTCCGCGATTTCCCCGAAGCTATCGCGGAGACCATGCGCTTTGCGGACAAGATCACCTTCTCGCTCGATCAGCTCAAATATCAGTATCCGGATGAGCCGGTGCCGCCGGGAAAGACCGCGCAGGGGCATCTGGAGGATCTGACCTGGGCCGGTGTCGACAAATATTTCGGCGGCAAGATCGACGACAAGCTGCGCGCCACCCTGAAGAAAGAACTCGCACTGATCGCCGATCTGAAATACGCGCATTACTTCCTCACCGTGCACGACATCGTGCATTACGCCCGCAGCCAGAACATTTTGTGCCAGGGGCGGGGATCGGCGGCGAATTCGGCGGTCTGCTACGTGCTCGGCATCACCTCGGTCGACCCGACCAAGGTCGATCTGCTGTTCGAGCGCTTCATCTCCAAGGAGCGGCTGGAGCCGCCCGACATCGACGTCGATTTCGAGCATTCGCGGCGCGAGGAGGTGATGCAATATGTCTATCGCCGTTACGGCCGCCATCGCGCTGCGATCATCGCCACCGTCATTCATTATCGCCCGCGCAGCGCCATCCGCGACGTCGGCAAGGCGCTGGGCCTGACCGAGGACGTCACCGCGGCCCTCGCCGACACCGTCTGGGGAAGCTGGGGCAAGGGCCTCAACGACATGCAGGTCAGGCAGGCCGGCCTCGATCCGCAAAATTCAATGATCAACCTCGCAGTCGAGCTCGCGACCGAGCTGATCGAATTCCCCCGTCATCTGTCCCAGCATGTCGGCGGCTATGTGCTCACGCAGGACCGGCTCGACACCTATGTGCCGATCGGCAATGCCGCGATGGACGATCGCACCTTCATCGAATGGGACAAGGACGATGTCGACGCGCTCAGCATGATGAAAGTCGACGTGCTCGCGCTGGGCATGCTGACCTGCATCCGCAAGTGCTTTGATCTGATCGAGCAGCACAAGGGCGAACGCTGGATGCTGGCGAGCGTCCCGCAGGATGATTCCAAAGTCTACGACATGCTGTGCGACGGGGAGTCGCTCGGCGTATTCCAGGTCGAGAGCCGCGCGCAGATGAACATGCTGCCCCGGCTGAAGCCACGGACCTTCTACGATCTCGTCATCGAGGTCGCGATCGTGCGGCCGGGGCCGATCCAGGGTGACATGGTGCATCCGTATTTGCGGCGGCGGAACGGCTTGGAAAAAGTGAACTATCCATCGCCGTCACCGGAGCATGGCGACAAGGACGAGCTTTACAGAGTGCTGCACAAGACCCTCGGCGTGCCCTTGTTTCAGGAGCAGGCGATGCGGATCGCGATCGAGGCCGCGAAGTTCACGGCCGAGGAGGCCAACGGCCTGCGCCGTGCGATGGCAACGTTCCGCAATGTCGGCACCATCGGCAAGTTCGAAGACAAGATGATCGGCAACATGATCGCACGCGGTTATGCGCCGGATTTTGCCAGAAACTGTTTCGAACAGATCAAGGGCTTTGGCAGTTACGGCTTTCCGGAGAGCCATGCCGCAAGCTTCGCGCAGCTTGTCTATATTTCCTCATGGCTGAAGCATTATCACCCTGATGCATTCTGCTGCGGCCTCCTGAACTCGCAGCCGATGGGCTTTTACGCCCCGGCGCAGATCGTCAGCGACGCTCGCAAGAACGGCGTCGAGGTGCGCGATATCGATGTGTCCTACAGCTTTGCGCAGAACACGCTGGAAGAAGGAAGTGGCAAATATTGCGCCGTGCGCCTGGGCTTCCGCCAGATCGACGGTTTTCATTGGCTCGATGAGGATGAGGAAAGGCTGAAAAGAGGCGCGCCTCGGAATGAGTATGTGGAGAGAGCGCCCGACTGGGCCGACCGCATCGTCGCCGCGCGCAACCGCCGGCCCTTCACCTCGCTGGAAGATTTCGCCCGCGACACCGGTCTGCCCAAGCGCGCGCTGATCTTGCTCGCCGATGCCGACGCGTTCCGCTCGCTCGGGCTCGACCGCCGCGAGGCGCTGTGGCAGGTGCGGCGCCTGCCCGGCGATGTGCCGCTGCCGCTGTTCGAGGTGGCCACCGCACGCGAGCAGCCGGACGAGCACGCCAGGCCGTTGCCGGTGATGCCGCGGGCCGAACAGGTGGTCGCGGACTATCAGACCATTCGGTTATCGCTGAAGGGGCATCCGATGGAATTTTTGCGCGAGATGTTTTCGCGCGAGCGCATCGTCGCCTGCAAGGACATCAATCATGACAACGAGCGGCGCCGTGTCCGCTGTGCCGGCGTCGTGCTGGTACGGCAGCGGCCGGGCAGCGCCAGCGGCGTCGTGTTCATGACACTGGAGGACGAAACCGGCATCGCCAATGTCGTGGTGTGGCCGAAGATCATGGAGCAGTACCGGAAGGAGGTGATGGGCGCACGCCTCATCCTGGTCGAAGGCTATATCCAGAGCAGCCCCGAAAAGGTGACGCATCTGATCGCCCAGCGGATGATCGACCGTTCGCACGATCTGGTCGGCCTCGCCAACGACGCCCTCGGCCGCAAGCATCCGGTGCCGGCAGGCGCCACCGTGGTCGAACCGCTCAACGACGATCCCCGCGCCCACACCGATGCGCCCGCGCAAAAACTTCGCCACCCCCGCAACGTCCGCATCCTGCCGCCGTCGCGGGATTTCCATTGA
- a CDS encoding putative DNA modification/repair radical SAM protein, giving the protein MDVQRKLEILADAAKYDASCASSGTERRDSSDGKGMGSTAPGMGICHSYAPDGRCISLLKVLLTNACNYDCLYCVNRASSNVPRARFTIDEVVKLTLDFYRRNYIEGLFLSSGIIRNPDYTMEQVVSVARKLREEHHFRGYIHLKTIPEADDVLISEAGKYADRLSINIEMPQETSLQQFAPEKDVRAIRRTMGRLRLKLDEAEESRNANTKAKPQRFAPAGQSTQMIVGADAASDHTILHTSANLYGSYRLRRVYYSAFSPIPDASRALPLRAPPLLREHRLYQADWLMRFYGFDVGEIVDDSAMLPLDIDPKLAWALRHRDCFPLDVNRASREELLRVPGFGTKAVDRIIATRRTTTIRVADLARLHVPRNKALPFIVLSDHRPAPHRLDEARLIERFKPKATQLGFGF; this is encoded by the coding sequence ATGGACGTGCAACGCAAGCTGGAAATCCTGGCGGACGCCGCCAAGTACGACGCGTCCTGCGCCTCCAGCGGCACCGAGAGACGGGATTCCAGCGACGGCAAGGGCATGGGATCGACCGCGCCCGGCATGGGCATTTGCCATTCCTACGCGCCGGACGGCCGCTGCATCTCGCTGCTCAAGGTGCTGCTGACCAACGCCTGCAATTACGACTGCCTCTATTGCGTCAACCGCGCCTCCTCCAACGTGCCGCGTGCCCGCTTCACGATCGACGAAGTCGTCAAGCTGACGCTCGACTTCTACCGGCGCAATTACATCGAAGGACTGTTTCTCTCCTCCGGCATCATCCGCAACCCCGACTACACCATGGAGCAGGTGGTAAGCGTCGCGCGCAAACTGCGCGAGGAGCATCACTTCCGTGGCTACATCCATCTCAAAACGATCCCCGAGGCCGACGATGTATTGATCTCCGAGGCTGGCAAATATGCCGACCGTCTCTCCATCAACATCGAGATGCCGCAGGAGACGAGCCTGCAGCAATTCGCGCCCGAGAAGGACGTGCGCGCGATCCGCCGCACCATGGGCCGGCTGCGGCTGAAGCTGGACGAGGCCGAGGAAAGCCGCAACGCGAACACGAAAGCCAAGCCGCAGCGCTTCGCGCCGGCCGGCCAAAGCACGCAGATGATCGTCGGCGCCGACGCGGCCTCCGACCACACCATCCTCCACACCAGCGCCAATCTCTACGGTTCATACAGGCTGAGGCGCGTCTACTATTCCGCGTTCAGCCCGATCCCCGATGCCAGCCGCGCGCTGCCTCTGCGCGCGCCGCCCTTGCTGCGCGAGCACCGACTCTACCAGGCCGACTGGCTGATGCGGTTCTACGGTTTTGACGTCGGCGAGATCGTCGACGACAGTGCGATGCTGCCGCTCGACATCGATCCAAAACTCGCCTGGGCATTACGCCACCGCGACTGCTTCCCGCTCGACGTCAACCGCGCCAGCCGCGAGGAGTTGTTGCGCGTGCCGGGCTTCGGCACCAAGGCGGTCGATCGCATCATCGCAACGCGGCGCACGACCACGATCCGCGTTGCCGATCTCGCGCGGCTGCATGTGCCCCGCAACAAGGCGCTGCCGTTCATCGTCCTCAGCGACCACCGTCCCGCGCCGCACCGCCTCGACGAGGCACGGCTGATCGAACGGTTCAAGCCGAAGGCAACGCAACTGGGATTTGGCTTCTGA
- a CDS encoding SDR family oxidoreductase: protein MDLGLKGKNAVVLGGTRGIGRAIAATLAGEGSNVAVCARNADQVAATVTELKASGIRATGSPVDVTDGAALKSWIENAAKELGGIDMLFSNAGAMAQGHDAASWEQNFRLDLLGAVHAFDAARPFLEASGASSGDAAFVIISSISAAQADTASSYGPIKAALIHMAKGLARQYAKKKIRVNVVSPGTVYFKGGVWNTIEQNMPERYNDAMKRNPTGRMATPQEIASAAVFLASPVSGFTTGSNLVVDGAISNRVNF from the coding sequence ATGGATCTCGGTCTCAAGGGCAAGAACGCCGTCGTGCTTGGCGGCACGCGCGGCATCGGGCGGGCGATTGCGGCGACGCTGGCCGGCGAAGGCAGCAATGTCGCGGTGTGTGCGCGCAACGCCGATCAGGTTGCCGCCACTGTTACGGAGTTGAAGGCGAGCGGGATTCGCGCGACCGGCAGTCCGGTCGACGTCACCGACGGCGCGGCACTGAAATCCTGGATCGAGAATGCTGCAAAGGAGCTTGGCGGCATCGACATGCTGTTCTCCAACGCAGGCGCGATGGCACAAGGCCATGATGCCGCTTCGTGGGAACAGAATTTTCGGCTCGACCTGCTCGGCGCCGTGCATGCGTTCGACGCCGCGCGGCCGTTCCTCGAGGCCAGCGGTGCAAGCAGCGGCGATGCCGCTTTCGTGATCATCTCATCGATCTCCGCGGCGCAAGCGGACACGGCGAGCTCCTACGGCCCGATCAAGGCTGCGTTGATCCACATGGCCAAGGGGCTGGCGCGGCAATATGCGAAGAAGAAGATCCGCGTCAACGTGGTCTCGCCAGGCACGGTCTATTTCAAGGGCGGCGTCTGGAATACGATCGAGCAGAACATGCCCGAGCGCTACAATGATGCGATGAAGCGCAACCCCACCGGCCGCATGGCGACGCCGCAGGAGATCGCGAGCGCAGCGGTGTTTCTGGCGAGCCCGGTGTCGGGGTTCACCACGGGCTCCAATCTCGTCGTGGATGGGGCGATCTCGAACCGGGTGAATTTTTGA
- a CDS encoding DNA polymerase Y family protein: MSASSLNRRRILSLWLPRLPIDRIQRFFGNVGLHENNAPSIVVAKDSNALVIHALHEAAERLGLHIGQPLANARAMCPDLKVFDADAVADAKTIGDIADWCDRFTPLVALDPPHGLFLDITGCAHLFGGEAALLQTLVRALDRQGFAVSAAIAGTSVCARTLTRQSSRTIVADGGEAAAISRFPVSALGAGEAISTGLRRAGLKTIGDVASRTPSEITARFGARFSTLLAHALGQGDAPINPRKPLPDYIVEKRFAEPIATDTMIAMTLSRLADTLIASMEKQGKGARRLEAAFFRTDGAVRAIMVETGRPVTQSKVIDRLFRERLDALADPLDPGFGFDMVRLSASRTEIVVQEQRDLDAHVHDNDELAALIDRIAARIGGKRVVVHLPEDTHIPECAVLAAPAQHHLAVAMQAEWPARTETEPPLRPLRLFDKPEPINVPFATVPDGPPHQFTWRRAQHVVVRVEGPERIAMEWWRQDGKQLTRDYFRIEDAEGLRFWIFRDGLYEGECFDSDGKPVPPGWYVHGLFA, encoded by the coding sequence ATGAGTGCCAGTTCTCTGAATCGTCGGCGTATCCTCAGCCTGTGGCTGCCGCGCCTGCCCATCGATCGGATCCAGCGGTTCTTCGGCAACGTCGGACTGCATGAAAATAATGCGCCCAGCATCGTCGTTGCCAAGGACAGCAACGCGTTGGTGATCCATGCGCTGCACGAGGCGGCCGAGCGCCTCGGTCTGCATATCGGCCAGCCTCTGGCCAATGCCCGGGCGATGTGTCCTGATTTAAAGGTGTTCGACGCCGATGCCGTGGCCGATGCCAAGACGATCGGCGACATCGCCGACTGGTGCGATCGTTTCACGCCGCTGGTGGCACTCGATCCGCCGCACGGGCTGTTCCTCGACATCACCGGCTGCGCGCATCTGTTCGGCGGCGAGGCTGCGCTGTTGCAAACCCTTGTCCGTGCCCTCGATCGCCAGGGCTTTGCCGTCAGCGCGGCGATCGCCGGCACCTCGGTCTGCGCGCGCACGCTGACGCGGCAATCTTCAAGGACCATCGTTGCCGATGGCGGGGAGGCGGCGGCAATCAGCCGGTTTCCGGTGTCAGCGCTTGGCGCGGGTGAGGCCATCAGCACCGGCCTGCGACGCGCCGGCCTGAAGACCATCGGCGATGTCGCCTCGCGCACGCCGAGCGAAATCACGGCGCGGTTCGGTGCGCGGTTCTCCACGCTGCTCGCGCATGCGCTGGGGCAGGGCGATGCGCCGATCAATCCACGAAAGCCGCTGCCCGATTACATCGTGGAGAAACGCTTTGCCGAGCCGATCGCGACCGACACCATGATCGCGATGACGCTGTCGCGCCTGGCGGACACGCTGATTGCGTCGATGGAGAAGCAGGGCAAGGGCGCGCGCCGCCTGGAAGCAGCCTTCTTCCGCACCGACGGCGCGGTGCGCGCGATTATGGTCGAGACCGGACGTCCCGTGACGCAAAGCAAAGTCATCGACCGGCTGTTCCGCGAGCGTCTCGATGCACTCGCCGATCCCCTCGATCCCGGCTTCGGCTTTGACATGGTGCGGCTGTCGGCAAGCCGCACCGAGATCGTGGTGCAGGAGCAGCGCGATCTCGACGCCCATGTCCACGACAATGACGAGCTTGCCGCGCTGATCGACCGCATCGCCGCGCGCATCGGCGGAAAGCGCGTCGTCGTGCATCTGCCTGAGGATACCCATATCCCCGAATGTGCGGTGCTGGCCGCACCGGCGCAGCATCATCTCGCCGTGGCCATGCAGGCCGAATGGCCCGCGCGCACCGAGACTGAGCCGCCGCTGCGTCCGTTGCGGCTGTTCGACAAGCCTGAGCCGATCAATGTGCCGTTTGCGACCGTGCCCGACGGGCCGCCGCATCAATTCACCTGGCGCCGCGCGCAGCATGTGGTGGTGCGGGTGGAAGGCCCCGAGCGCATCGCCATGGAATGGTGGCGGCAGGACGGCAAGCAACTGACGCGGGATTATTTCCGTATCGAAGATGCCGAAGGCTTGCGCTTCTGGATCTTTCGCGACGGTCTTTACGAGGGGGAGTGCTTCGACAGCGACGGCAAGCCTGTTCCTCCCGGCTGGTATGTGCACGGTCTCTTCGCATGA
- a CDS encoding CoA transferase, whose protein sequence is MQSPTEILSGIWTSAGGDAAALARVRLTGEEPQIPSSFRVAIAGQTTIAAAGLAAAEIWRLRSGEAQDVSVELRHAVAECRSERYLRVDDKPPPPAWDAIAGVYRTGDNRFVRCHTNFPHHRDAVCKVLGCEPEREKVQAALMQWKGEDFETAAYAAGGVVALMRSYDEWSALPQARALAELPLVSIEKIGEAPPKPWPQRLPKGDRPLSGLRVLDLSRVIAGPVAGRTLAAHGADVLLVSGPELPAIPWLTIDTGRGKLTTFIELKSEAGRARMRALLKDADIFSQGYRPRALAALGFTPEDAAKINPGIVYVTLSAYGHAGPWAERRGFDSLVQTTTGFNHAEGQAAGMDGPKELPAQMLDHATGYLMAFGAMMAKARQAREGGSWHVRVSLAQIGRWLWNLGRLDNGLNTPDITGEAVHAAFIESMPSGFGPLKAVRHSAMLSKTPAQWSRPAMPLGSHPAEWPVTN, encoded by the coding sequence ATGCAAAGCCCCACCGAAATTCTCAGTGGCATCTGGACCTCCGCCGGTGGTGACGCCGCCGCGCTCGCGCGCGTGCGGCTGACGGGCGAGGAGCCGCAGATCCCGTCCTCGTTTCGCGTCGCAATTGCCGGCCAAACGACTATCGCCGCCGCCGGCCTTGCCGCCGCCGAAATCTGGAGATTGCGCAGCGGCGAAGCGCAGGACGTCAGCGTCGAACTGCGCCATGCCGTCGCCGAATGCCGCTCCGAGCGCTACTTGCGCGTCGACGACAAGCCGCCGCCGCCCGCCTGGGATGCCATCGCCGGCGTCTACAGAACCGGCGACAACCGCTTCGTCCGCTGCCACACCAATTTCCCGCATCATCGCGACGCCGTCTGCAAGGTGCTCGGCTGCGAACCCGAGCGCGAGAAGGTGCAGGCCGCATTGATGCAATGGAAGGGCGAGGATTTCGAGACTGCGGCTTACGCTGCGGGCGGCGTCGTTGCCCTGATGCGCTCCTACGACGAATGGTCGGCGCTGCCGCAGGCCCGCGCGCTCGCCGAATTGCCGCTGGTCTCGATCGAGAAGATCGGCGAGGCCCCGCCGAAGCCATGGCCGCAACGATTGCCAAAAGGCGATCGCCCGCTCTCGGGCCTGCGCGTGCTTGATCTCTCCCGCGTCATCGCGGGGCCAGTCGCCGGCCGCACGCTCGCCGCGCACGGCGCGGATGTGCTGCTCGTGTCAGGCCCCGAACTGCCGGCCATTCCGTGGCTGACCATCGACACCGGCCGCGGCAAGCTCACCACCTTCATCGAGTTGAAGAGCGAGGCCGGACGTGCGCGGATGCGCGCGCTGTTGAAGGACGCCGACATCTTCTCACAAGGCTATCGCCCGCGCGCGCTCGCCGCTCTCGGCTTTACGCCCGAGGACGCGGCAAAAATCAATCCCGGCATCGTCTACGTGACGCTGTCGGCCTATGGCCATGCCGGCCCATGGGCGGAGCGGCGCGGCTTCGATTCTCTGGTGCAGACCACGACCGGCTTCAACCATGCCGAGGGACAGGCTGCCGGTATGGATGGACCGAAGGAATTGCCGGCACAGATGCTCGACCACGCCACCGGCTATCTGATGGCGTTCGGCGCGATGATGGCCAAGGCCCGCCAGGCCCGCGAAGGCGGCAGCTGGCACGTGCGCGTATCGCTGGCGCAGATCGGGCGCTGGCTGTGGAATCTCGGACGGCTCGATAATGGCCTGAATACCCCGGATATTACGGGCGAGGCCGTACACGCTGCATTCATCGAGAGCATGCCATCTGGCTTCGGCCCGTTGAAGGCGGTGCGCCATTCAGCGATGCTGTCGAAGACGCCGGCGCAATGGAGCCGTCCGGCGATGCCGCTCGGCAGTCATCCGGCAGAGTGGCCGGTGACAAACTGA